The window TATGAAGCTTTGACAAAACGTAAGTAGGAATTCTGCGACGTACGGGCCGTACAAGTGCCGATGTTGCCACAGGACGTGGCGACTTTAATCTGCCCTCCCGTTAATGCGAGAAAAATATATTAGAAGGACAGGAGGTAGAATAGACTGGATAATCCTAAAATATTATCAGCACTTTCCTATTTCAGTGTATTGTTTGCACCCTTTTTATTGCCGATTATCGTTTATTTTATATCACAGGATTCTGAAGTTAAATACCATGCAAGAAAATCATTAATCTCTCACATCATACCTGTTGTTTTATTAATAATTTTATTCATTAGTATTTTCTCAAGTTTTACCCCTATTGCTACGGGATTTAATGAACAACCTTCGTTATGGATGGCTGCAGGGCCGCTCATACTTATGGCTATTTACATGCTCGTGTATGTCATAGTAATGGTTTGGAATATCGTCCAAGGCATTAAAGTTTTACGTTAAAGTGAAACGTTTATGCATAGGCTTTTGAGGGTATATAACTATTAATATCGAAAGCCAAGGAGCGATAACGATGAAAGTAAAAAACTTAGTCAAAACAGCAATTAAATGGGCACCAATTGTTTATCCAATTATACGCAAGGTAGTAAAATCTAAAAAAAGCACACGCTAAGAAGCTGTCCTCCTGATTCGGGGACAGCTTTTTTATTATTATTTCCTTAAATGGTTGTTCAATGTGCTTTACGGAACTAAGCATTAATAATGCCAAGACTATGCTAAATTAATGGCTTCAATTCTGTTAATGAATAGTATTGGTCCATTCCTTCTGATCTTGCCACAGGAGATTTCATCTGGTCTTTATCTGCATTCAGAATTTGCTCAAAAGTAAGTGGATTAGGTGCTGGCAATTCGTTTTGTCTAACTACTAATCGGTTGTTGTATTGCGAAAAAAATGCATTTGCCATAACACGATATCCTTCCATCGTTGGATGCACATCTGCAGGATTTGGTAATAATGTTGCAGCGTTTACACCGAACGATTCCTCTACTGATACATATGTCGCTCCATTAACCTCTGACTGCGTCTTTAAAATAGTATGCAATAGGTCTAATTCTTTTTTTATACCTTCCTTTTGGGACGCTCTCACATGAGGATAGGCAAAATAATAGCCCATTACATAAATTTTCGCTTTTGGTGCTGTTGCCTGTACTTCTGTAATAATTTGCTCTATATTTTTTCGAACATTATTTAACGCAAAATCAGCTGGGATTTGCTGATAAGCGATGGAACCACTTGTTGGATTCACTTGCACCATTTGCAGTAAATCATTTGCTCCCACAGATATCGTAACCAACGTAGCATTCTTCAACAATTCCTTGGCTTCATCCGTCTGAACCTTTTCAAGGACATCCGCTGTTGTATAACCAGGGAATGCCAATGCTTTCGAATAAAAAGCAAGTTGACCGTTCTTAGTTAGCTTCTGAGCTATTAAGTCTGTGTAGCCAGTATCTATAGCACGATTCGGTGTTTGACCGGCCGCCAAGGAATCCCCAAGCGCAATATAAACTTCAGCTCCCTTGGCATCTACGGTAGTGGATCCAAATAAAACAAATAGAATGATTAAAGTACAAAGCCATTTTTTCAAGCCTATCAACTCCTTAAAAAGCCCAAGTACCTTTTATGAATATTGGCTGCATCGTTCCATCCGCTAGTTCACCCATAATATCCATCTCTCCGCTACCAATCATAAAGTCTTCATGAACAATAGATGTGTTAATACCCAGATCCTCTAATTCACTATGAGTCAAGCCTCGAGCACCCTCTACACAAGTAGGATATGCTTCTCCAATAGCGAAATGATTAGAAGCATTTTCATCAAATAACGTATTAAAGAATAATACATTCGAAGCAGAAATAGGTGACTCATGCGGTACTAAAGCAATCTCTCCTAAATATTTTGCTCCTTCATCTGTTCCAATTAGTTCTTGTAAAAGTTTCTCACCAGTTCCAGCTGTAATAGAAGTAATCTTGCCATTTTCAAAGGTCAAGGTAAAATCATCTATTACATTTCCTTGATAGACGAATGGCTTCGTATTTTTCACATAACCATTCACACCTGTTTTAAGTGGTGCAGTATATACTTCTTCAGTTGGCATATTCGCTATGAACGGAACATTTTGACCGTTTTTACTTGATCCTGACAACCAAATATGTTCTTTCGGAAGTTCGACTTGAATATCTGTTCCTTCCGCTTTATAGTGCAGCTTCTTGAAGCGCTTATTATTTAGTAGTGCCGCTCTACTCTCAAGGTTATCAATATGTTCTTTCCATTTTTGAACTGCTGTTCCTTCCCCGATTCGCACAACTTGGAATATCAACTCCCAAAGTGCTTGCATTTGTTCCTCAGGCTTCAGGTTTGGAAATACCTTGGCAGCCCATTTTTCTGAAGGCATTGCAACGATTGACCATGTAATAACATCATTCATCACTGCTTTACGATAGTTCTCTAACGCTTTGCCACTTGCCTTTTGAAAGCTTGAAATACGATCAATCGAAACACCTTCTAATAGGTCTGGGTTATCCGCATCAATCCATAGTAATGCACCTTTATTGTCGATTAACTCATCACGCTGCTTAGCAGCCCATTTAGGAAATTCCTGGAAGGCTTCATCTGGAGCAAAATCATAAAATGCACGTGCGTTTACTTCATCTGTATAGTTTACGTCTACTCGTTTAGCACCTGCTTCATATGCCTTTTTCACAATTAAACGTGTAAATTCAATTGTGTCAGTCGTCGTATTTATAAGAAGTGGTTGGTTAGGCTGGATGTTCAGACCAACTTTTACTACTAATTCGGCATACTCTTCAAGCTTTTGTTGAAAATCCATCATTATTTCCCCTTTTGACTGATAGTTTTGGATGATCCTTCGATTAATTCACCACGGTACCATACTTTTTGAACTGGTTTTTTAGGAAGCTCTTTTGTCCATTTTTTAAAGGTCTTTTCATCGGCATAAGTTAATAATGTCATTACCTCACCATCTGCCCCCGCACGACCAGTACGTCCCGAACGATGTAGATACTGTTCAACTGAATGTGGTACATCTACATGGATAACATGAGTAAGCCCAGAAATATCTAAGCCTCTTGCTGCCACATCTGTAGCAATTAGTAAACTGACCTTACCGCTTTTAAAATCATCCAATGCTTTCTTTCGTTCGTCTTTTTTCATTTCAGAATGAAGAGAAACAATTGGTGCATCTCTGTATGCAAGTTTTGCATCCTTCATTAATAGCTGATCTAGACTATTTACAAACGCAAGTCCTCGCATGCCTTTTAAATAAGAGATTTTACGTAGTAATTCGGTTTTATCACGAGGTTCTGTCTTCACAAAACTGTGTACAACTTCACCTTGCGAAGGAACATCCTCTGCTGATACCTGAATGCGCACAGGATTCTTCATCATACGTTCCGCAACTAATTCTATTTCTTCTGTAATTGTTGCAGAAGTTACAATCAGCTGACTTTCCACAGTTGCGTCGACTAGACTTTTCACGGTTGTACGATGCTCTCTGCTTAGGAGTTGGTCTCCTTCGTCTAGAACAACGATGTTTATTTCATGCATTTTTAGTTTTTTAGTTTTCACTAGCTCTTGTAATCTACCTGGAGTTCCAACGACAATTGTCGGCTTCTTTTTAAGCACATCAATCTGTCTGTTAATATTTGCTCCACCGATCAATTGGGCAACTGAGATGTTTGTATCTTTCA is drawn from Psychrobacillus sp. INOP01 and contains these coding sequences:
- a CDS encoding DEAD/DEAH box helicase; amino-acid sequence: MTFITNLNESLQKKWGDANFASPMPIQSKLIPHMLDGSDVVAESPTGTGKTLAYVLPILQKVDPTKKQIQAMVIIPSQELGMQIVEVFREWVKDTNISVAQLIGGANINRQIDVLKKKPTIVVGTPGRLQELVKTKKLKMHEINIVVLDEGDQLLSREHRTTVKSLVDATVESQLIVTSATITEEIELVAERMMKNPVRIQVSAEDVPSQGEVVHSFVKTEPRDKTELLRKISYLKGMRGLAFVNSLDQLLMKDAKLAYRDAPIVSLHSEMKKDERKKALDDFKSGKVSLLIATDVAARGLDISGLTHVIHVDVPHSVEQYLHRSGRTGRAGADGEVMTLLTYADEKTFKKWTKELPKKPVQKVWYRGELIEGSSKTISQKGK
- a CDS encoding SGNH/GDSL hydrolase family protein; translation: MKKWLCTLIILFVLFGSTTVDAKGAEVYIALGDSLAAGQTPNRAIDTGYTDLIAQKLTKNGQLAFYSKALAFPGYTTADVLEKVQTDEAKELLKNATLVTISVGANDLLQMVQVNPTSGSIAYQQIPADFALNNVRKNIEQIITEVQATAPKAKIYVMGYYFAYPHVRASQKEGIKKELDLLHTILKTQSEVNGATYVSVEESFGVNAATLLPNPADVHPTMEGYRVMANAFFSQYNNRLVVRQNELPAPNPLTFEQILNADKDQMKSPVARSEGMDQYYSLTELKPLI
- a CDS encoding aminopeptidase; its protein translation is MDFQQKLEEYAELVVKVGLNIQPNQPLLINTTTDTIEFTRLIVKKAYEAGAKRVDVNYTDEVNARAFYDFAPDEAFQEFPKWAAKQRDELIDNKGALLWIDADNPDLLEGVSIDRISSFQKASGKALENYRKAVMNDVITWSIVAMPSEKWAAKVFPNLKPEEQMQALWELIFQVVRIGEGTAVQKWKEHIDNLESRAALLNNKRFKKLHYKAEGTDIQVELPKEHIWLSGSSKNGQNVPFIANMPTEEVYTAPLKTGVNGYVKNTKPFVYQGNVIDDFTLTFENGKITSITAGTGEKLLQELIGTDEGAKYLGEIALVPHESPISASNVLFFNTLFDENASNHFAIGEAYPTCVEGARGLTHSELEDLGINTSIVHEDFMIGSGEMDIMGELADGTMQPIFIKGTWAF